A region from the Pelobates fuscus isolate aPelFus1 chromosome 1, aPelFus1.pri, whole genome shotgun sequence genome encodes:
- the FHL3 gene encoding four and a half LIM domains protein 3, with translation MSDPFDCESCKESLYGRKYIQMDEGPYCIPCYDNLFANTCDECKELIGHDARELYYENRHYHENCFRCFRCDHSLADEPFTCQDDELLCNDCYCSEFSSKCVSCEKTVMPGSRKLEYNGQTWHEHCFICNSCKQPIGSRSFIPENQAHYCIPCYESKFAPRCTHCKKSLTKGGITYRDEPWHKECFVCTGCKTQLAGQQFTSQDEKPYCIKCFGNLYAKKCAGCIKPITGFGGGKYVSFEDRHWHHSCFNCSRCSTSLVGKGFIPDNEDILCRGCNSDL, from the exons ATGAGTGATCCTTTTGACTGTGAAAGCTGCAAGGAGTCCCTGTATGGAAGAAAATACATCCAGATGGACGAGGGCCCTTATTGCATTCCATGCTATGACAACCTGTTTGCTAACACATGTGATGAGTGCAAAGAACTGATTGGCCATGATGCTCGG GAATTATACTATGAAAATCGGCATTATCATGAGAACTGCTTCCGTTGCTTCCGCTGTGACCACTCTCTGGCAGATGAGCCCTTCACGTGCCAGGACGATGAACTCCTGTGTAATGACTGTTACTGCAGTGAATTCTCCTCCAAGTGTGTCAGTTGTGAGAAAACCGTCATGCCAG GTTCCCGCAAATTGGAATACAATGGGCAGACTTGGCATGAACACTGCTTTATATGCAATAGCTGTAAGCAACCCATTGGCTCTCGTTCTTTCATCCCAGAGAATCAAGCTCACTATTGCATTCCGTGCTATGAGAGCAAGTTTGCCCCACGCTGCACACATTGCAAAAAG TCATTGACAAAAGGAGGAATCACTTACCGGGATGAGCCATGGCACAAGGAATGCTTTGTCTGCACTGGATGTAAAACCCAGCTGGCTGGGCAACAATTCACTTCCCAGGATGAGAAGCCATACTGCATCAAATGCTTTGGAAACCTGTATGCCAAAAAATGTGCTGGGTGTATTAAACCAATCACAG GTTTCGGGGGTGGCAAGTATGTGTCCTTTGAAGACCGACATTGGCATCATAGTTGCTTTAACTGCTCACGCTGCTCTACATCTCTTGTTGGCAAGGGATTTATCCCGGACAATGAGGACATTCTGTGCCGAGGCTGTAACAGCGACCTTTAA